CAAAAAGTTGATGTTCTCAGTTTTGGTATTACCCCTCTTACTCAATTGTTTAGCATTCTTGTTTAACGTCTTTGTCATCGAACCAGAGGTCATGAACGTGGTCGCCGAATCCAGTTTGTTGCCAACGTTAGATCCAAGCACCCCGGAATATGCAGCCTGTCTTATGAAAATCTTTGCAGACGTTCGCCAATATGTGGGTTCTTCATACATCCTCATGGCCGTCTcctccatcatcaacatcttttctGTTATAGTCATGGTCCACGCATCGGCTCTTACTCTTAAAGATGAAAACATCAAGATCAAAGATTTTACTGTTCTGAGCCTTAAATCTTGGAAGGGACCTCTTGTTACGTATTTCTACATCGCTCTCTTCAGTCTTGGCTATTGGTTACTCTTTTTTCTAGTCCTTTGTCCTATCCTTTTATCCTCCTCTATGAGAATCTCTAATATCGGTTCCTTGGCAGTCAAGACTGGtgttttattgattatatttgCTCTCTTTCAGTCCTACTTAGCTATCGTTTGGAACTTATCTATGGTCATATCGGTACTAGAGGAAAGTTATGGGATCCAAGCTTTGGGGAAAGCTGCAAAGATTGTGAAAGGGATGAAGACAAAACTGTTTTTCGTGAATATCTTCTTTGGTTTATTGGCATTAGGATTAGCTCAAATCTTGAGCCTGATTATCAATTTGAGAAGATCGGTCTCGCTTACCATAACCACCGGTTTTGTCCTTAtgtgtttggtctttgtgtGTTTGGTCATTGCGGTGAGGATGTTTATGCTTGTGACTTACACCGTTGCCTATTTCCAATGTAAGAGCTTCCAAGGCAAAGACGTTGAATCGCTGACGGATGTGGAATATACGAATTTATCCTCCACTGCTCTCAAGAGAAGGGCATccatgatatataaatatacgtGAATTGTTTGTTTGTCTTAAGAATGTTGTAAAGTTCAATATGGTTTGgtaaattgttttgaataatgAAAGgttcgtttatatatataaggtttgttatatatatttagacaaTATATAGAGTTCTCTTTGTATCCATTTCGATCAAAATGAGAAAGATAGCGTAGAACTATTGTTTTTACTGTTTGGAATGCAATATAATAAACAGTCCTTTCATAAAGATTTCTCTGCTGAATAAAATgatcaaaccaaaataataattttaaaaaaaaaaaaaaacaagggcaAAGTCTAGGGATGTACATAATTACGGTCCTAATCtctttttcaagaaaaacaaacaatcacGAAAActgttttcttattaaaaaaggTAAACTTATAGATTAAGTGATGTTTTGATAAGACTTTGCCCTGTGgtatttttttactaatctcCAAGACCTCCTACAAAAGTAGTTTCAAAGTAGATGAgtctgatatttttgtttttgttttttctttcaaaattcaaacttaaTTCTACTTATTGTACATATATAAACCTCTCTTTTTTggtgattaattaatttaacattttattataaagaaaatgttAATCTATATAGAATTTTTATGGTACAAGAAGAGGTTGAATGAAAGGAAGAGTTTAAGGACATAATATCTTCCACGAGTTTTCTTCTCATTCGAGTTCTTTTATTCTTTGCTATATGTGGGATTGGTAGCAGATAAGGTGAACCAAAGAACTTATATGTAATATGCTACTATATACGTCTAAATATTCAGTTTACTCAGCGGACATAAGTTATAAATGCGTAAACCAGACATCTCCCCACCTATATGGAAGATGTATTCAatataacaagaaaacaaaaaaaaatgtcactaCAACTTCAGTAACCAGATTATATGAACCCATGTCGACTCATGACTCATCGTGTTGCAAACAACTTACAACTATCACGTGACTTCGCAATAGCCAAAGAtatttaggaaatttaaatttttaaaaatgtttttatttgtcaGTGGTTTTGTACGCGAATTAAACTGAATTTGCTTATGTTTGATTCAAAGCTGTGTGTAACTAGACATTGGTTGGCGACAATTAAAAGGTTGTCTCAGTGTCGAATTGCTGTAAATCAATCTCAAAAGTCATGTTATAAGATTGTCTAAATAAATCTACTTAATGATATGAGAGAGTAAACGCGTTGTCgactatatatttttgtgtacatcatctatatatatatatatatatacttttccaAAGTTACTTAGAAAATTATCAAACCGTTAGTTACttagaaaaatatcaaaccgtgagtccttttctttttggcaaCAAACCGTGAGTCtcttaagaaaaatatgattacTCAATCGCAAAAGCTTGAAGGTTGATAAaacttttgaataaaattttctaaacaaaCAATGTAAAAAACATTTCACATGGGATTGTCTAGAGATAATACGGCAAATTTAAGATGCCACTTTGAATTTCAGCCGACATGGAATGATGCAACAATAGTCACACATTGAATTTAGTATATTAATCATAATTTAGTAggagaaaaccctagaaaaccgACATCTTTGGTCAAGccaacccaaacaaaaaaaacacacagaaaaaGCTAATTTgtagttgtttttattttggtattcgAAAAATAACGTGTATGAACCCAATTAAATCCGGCccactaaatatataaatatcagcTATAGTTGTTTTCACATTGATTTTTTCCTAAGAGATATTGTAGGACCATCATACAAAAGTTATTGATGCAAACTGCTGCTAACCCCTATAACAATGAAAAATAGACAAAATACTAGTAAATTCACATTATCCGTAGTTGAATTATATATGGTATTATAGATGGTGacaaatgttttcttttgggaATTTTTATTGTTGGGAAAAAACATTATGAGTGCTATAATTTTTGAGAGGATGACGCTAAATGTTTGAAATGATTATCAAAAGAACATGAGAAATTTATAATCAAAGGATAAGATATAAAATGTTCTTTTTGTCAACAGCTATAAAGGTTTTGGTTCAATgaatataataaatgttttgaatCACGTGAAAATTTCTCTTCATCAGAATGTTCttcacaaaatcaaatacaGTAACGTTTTTTTATAtcgagtaaaaaaataaaaataaattactagaATGATACATTTTATCTTATTCTTAAGGCAAAACTTTTGGAGTAACATACAAGAATGAATGAGTCATGCTTCCTATTTTGTGGTTGAGAATGAGTCATTCCTTCGTTcattggttttctttttattccttttttttttgggtgcttATATTTCGTGACAATATATCTCTATGATCGTTTATTTCTCGTTAAaagataatttgaaaaaaaaatctgaataagGTTTTATTTTCGTGGAACGATGCTGCTTTTATGTCCATATGTAGCTGGCACTTTGTgaacattttctatttttctttatcatttttgtCCCTTCCCTATAAAGCTCGAattatcttgtttttattttatttttataaatgaataatattttattttatttttcttgatcaTTTTCGCCGAGTTATAAAAATATTCTCGATCACATAATTAAGCATTAATCAAAatagagaatgaagaagaaattaaaaacaaaaaggtgatgatgataaaaGCATTATAGTATTTCAGACGCAAATCCATTTCTagatattcttctttttttcccccTCATTCTAGATATTCTTCTAGAAACACATATACGTCtcgttttatatataatatggtttaTCAACAATCTTATCCTCTATATCTAATTGCATGCCTTGGAACAAAAGTTTACTTGACATACCTAATGTAAATGAAACTGTATATTTCATatgaacaaaatatttttatctacGATTTAATGCTAGTTCACCTATCTGTTCAGATCACGTGAACGTGTATTCGTAGTCTTAATTGGACATACTTATCCACTTATTTGTATTATATAGTTTGATGTTTGAATTCCAGGTTTTATACTCTAAATAAATTGTGTATTgactatatatttttgaaaagtgtaAGGCTTTGTCTCTACTTAAGGTTTGGGTTACCAGTCGTATTTAGTTGTAAAAGAGTCATAATTCgtcttttgatttaatttggtgatctttcaaattttgaaaatctatttTGAGTTGGTGGATCATTCTTTCGATTTATTACTATTAGATAATGCCATAATGGtagtaaccaaataaaatctttgtcaatatattattcaaaactattttaatgAAACATTGACCACTTCCTTTTATAATGAAAAGATCCAAACAGTTTCATacttcagttttatattattttctttggtttagaTAGTAGATACCAACCGTTGGTAATAGACACAAAAGCATTTTAAAGAACAATCTATCTCAATCCAACATATGCAGTTCTAACGGTGAACTGATGAGCCTTCTAAACGGACTAGTAGTACTACTGCGCTTTCAAGATTACGAATTCGAGTTTTGATGTTAATTAGACAGAATTAATCGTTTATTATAAGCATGCCGGTCCAAAAAAAGACTATGGACCAAAAACTTATTACATTTTGTTATccggaaagaaaaaacaaacaaacaatgctTCTTCGACGGATAACTTAATAAAGAAAGACTCAGTGCTGTTACGAAATGAGCTAAAACAGTTGATTAATGTATAAACATTGTCAAACTTGGACTTGATAAAAATATCGTCAAATTTACGTACGTTCGGGTTTCATTGACTATAGTTGTTGGGGTTATCTTGACTACACATAATACATGCACGTAAATTTTGTTTCGATTCTCATACAATAGTATTATCTAAAATGGAACGTACGTACAAACTACAATCCCATTATTTATACAAAAGTTAAATCGTATAAACAAGGGGATAAAgtagaaaattaaaatctcCATAAGTCAACAAGAAAATCTctttaagagttttataaaattttaaaatagtaattcgTAAATGGGGTTTgccaaagtatatatattatcattgaTTGGCTGACCAAAACCGATGGACTCACCTATTAGtgtagggctgggcaaaataaccgataaccaaataaccgaccgaaaccgaaccgaaaaaaaccaaaccgaaccgaaccgaaattcttcaaatacccgaatggttagtaaaaatctatatccaaactaactgaaaccgaaccgaaccgaaccgacaattaaatggttaaccgaaatatccgaaaacctagaagatatcaaatattatatacttaatattatgcaaaactataaaataaacttaaaatataaattatttctagatttaaaacaattaaatattttaaataatcaatatatgtaaatgttattattttgaatttacaaagttaaatactattttgtaaaattgaatccatatttttcccttttttgtatttttgttattgtatatttggttaattttggttatattcggttagttttggttatatttggtttatttggttaatgttaatataatttatgttagttatggttatttatttaaataaccaaaccgaaaccgaaccgaaagaaaccgaaccgaaccgaaccgaaatttcagaaatatccaaatggttactatattactatatccaaaataaccgaaaccgaatacaacgaaccgaaaccgaatggttaaccgaatgcccaggcctatgTTAGTGGATAAATGAAACTTAATAAATGAAATCTATAACTTTCGACCCTATCCATTGGTGGTATTATCACTTGCCACGTTTGGAATccaattttttcatttaaaatccTCTTTTTATTTACGtgtttgatcttcttcctcgcaTTGATACCTTTGCTGcagaaaataaagattttgtttggttactACCATAATTAATTCCCATTACTTAAACCCCTCTTAAATGAAAATTCGAAATAAGGATCTAAGCTTTGATAACGTACCAGTATTATATACTATTACTTACATAATTCATCGAATTGATTGTTACACTATCATATTATTTTCAGTGTAATACAAGTAAGAAATATTAGCAAAAGATATTTGTAAAGTTTTTATCTTGAATTAGCTGAgaaggtaaaaaagaaaacctaaatttttttttgttcatacatcgatataaaaatttacaaatttatcCATACCATGGATCAAAAGTATGAACGTATGATAATTGTAGTTTCTTCTCAATACCGTTGTTTAATAAGTGTTGTACGCCTATATAATAGTATATAGTATCATATATGTAGCtcgttttaatatttttaatgaatacaaaaactaaggaaataatattttgatgtaTAACGATAACATTTgctgtttttggttttagaattttaatttgttgatagtataaattactataattttacCATTAGACATTAGTGTATTTTGTAAATGAGAGTGTCACGTAAGCAATTTAACGGGACCCATAGTTTCTTTGAGTAGTATATATCTACCCAACTTCGCATGCAAAAAAACTCCGGCGGCTACGAtcaaattgcttacttatatgtGTTTCTACGAAtttaacaaaaagataaaattaaaaaatagacatatttaaatgaaaaaagaagagtCAAAAAAGggatattcaaaataaaaacaaacaaaaaagtaaaaaggagaataatataaaattaaaaaactatctCAAGAGCTATAGATAAAGTGGGACCCAATGAAATCTTTTCGACAACGTGGCTGATCAGATCAGGTCCCACAAAGACAATATGTGTTTTTCTGGAATTTggataactctctctctctctttttttctttctcccacAAACACGCTCTTATCTTCTTGTCCTAAGCATTTGAaacaataatctttttttttttctttctaaaagttgaaagaaatatgtaaaaaaaaaaaaacgaaataataaGAGAAACAAAGCTATTAACTACACAATTTCATCATCAGATTTACTAGATTGTATTGTGTTTAAAAAACGTTTTCCATATTGTCGATGAAGCTGccatttatttgaaaaatactGATTgctattttgttgtttaaatttagggcaattgtcataaataccattaaaataggtttttattccaaaaataccacaatttagttttttttctaaattaccactaaaatatatttttttccaaaaataccacataattgaactaaaattctaatactaaaaactaatttctaaattataaatactaaaccctacccctaaaaactaaaccctaaaactaaatttgttaacccaaacataaaaaaaaaattctacattcttaaaattcaattttttgtgttagtggtaattttggaaaaaaaacttttgtggtatttttggaaaaaactaaaatatggtatttttggaaaaaaaaaaatttttagtggtatttaaaggaatttctcttaaatttatccaaaattatttgggtttttttttttttttttctgttgttgtctacgtttatttcgtttttttattgCTTGTTGCTATTTTTCTATATTCTGTCGGCTCTTGTtaacacctttttgtttttatttttttaagttctatatatatcatatatataataaagttggAGAGAACAAAATTCTATAAGTTCTTActacattatttttctttttatttttgtgtgtttaaactttaaagataACTAAAAATGAtagctccaaaaaaaaaattatcactttaattattttaaaaataataggtAATGCCCGTAATGGCATCTTAAGTAGTTTGGAGCtgtcattttattaaaatttaaaataactaaaaaagagttcaaacttaattttaaaaaaaatcttttgactatttttttgtattttaataaatatatgtaactgAAACCAATAAAATCATAGCACATAACTAACGcatatattattcaatttaaacttaaattataACATGATTTCTAGACATAATAATCACCgctaaatttggattttttgtcttttataacTCTTTATCAAATTAGAATTTGAATTATAGCATGATTTTGGCATTAGTTACATAGTAATCACCGCTAAATTTGGACTGTTCTATCATTTATAACTCACACATATATTATCCAACTTATGacattatttatatagtattcttttttttttgggtttatatcTACATAGTATTCACTGTCAAATTTGTATTGTTTGATCATTTAAACTCACACTCACATGCATATTATCCAATTTAAACATGAGTTAATTACTAACATGATTTTGACATTAGTTAAatagtaattactaattacCATCAAATTTGGACCGCTTTTATCATTTATGATATTATCCAATTTAAACATGCATGAATTATAACTtgattttagtattatttaCATAGTATTCACTGTCAAATTTATACTGTTTTATCATTTACAACTCACACACATATTATTAGattgatagttttttttgtgaaatagaaGGCCTATAATTGTTTCTTAACacattcaaaaccaaaaaaaatttcaaaacctatGTGTGAAATATCTAGCTGATAATTTTCtccaatcaaattttttttttcaaatttgaaaaattagtaaattctgacatatatatacgtatatcttattatataattacGAGTTTAGTTTAGAGGTTAGTTAAAAAGTTAGGAGAGattatttgaattttagatGAAACACACTGTACCATTAGAAGAAAATAGGGAAAAAGGTATAATAAGATGTAAAGCACTAAAATTGGTTCCTTTGAGATGACGCCACGTGTCACAATTTGAAATCCGCCGTCCATGTTTATACAGTTtgaaacgaagaagatgaaaacggaaaaaaagtttgaaacgTTTCTGGGGGAAGGGAACGGATGACGTGTCATAATTTGAATGGGTGACATAGCTGCCGTTGATGGCGAAAGTGAAAAAATTGCCAAGTCAGCAAAAAAGTCGCACATGCGCCTCCgtgacttttcttttctcttcccaCCCTAACACGCCACGTTTCTTCTACATGTTTGCCACGTGGCTTTTCACTATCCACCTNttttttttttttttttttttaaatttctgtgGATAGATATGATGAAATTATGTGAAAGTTATACAATATGGTTGGGGTGATGAGCATAATTTGTTACTCTTAATAGCAGTACTTACCAAAAACAAGATTTGGTgtaccacaattttttttttttttggtatcttcctttctagtttctacaatAAAATGGTGGTTAATCTTTGAGTAACCATTGGGATAATATTTAGAATATGCTAAAAGAATACTTTTGGtaacacaattttaaaatgataagaCAGCTTgtaaaagaaaatcaatttttctagATTCACTTAatcctcttcctttttttttaataaatacttaCTACTTACAATTAgcaattaatattaaaatatagaaatatcactttcttttttttttccaaattcctcaaaaatacatatttttttcccttAAGTTTTAAGGTTTTTTGATGGACTGAGCCAGCTTTTCTCCAATCTTCTCCACGTCAGCAATAAGATTTTTGGAGATAACATATAGTATATGGAAATATAATAgctgtaaaatatttatttcccATTtaggttaagaaaaaaaaaaagagaagtaacAGCTAAGAGCAAACTAATCACAGTAATTAGGGTTAATTatcttttaaagatttatttccttttttaaaaaagacaaGTCGGTTCGAGTAAACCACACGCGCTCATCTAACGGTTCACATTAACCAATCATATCCATCTCGAGAAAATCTTGACCGTCCAAatagttttgatttaatttaattttcctCTTTGGTTTCGTTCTTATCCTCACCGAAAAAAATTTCcgttttttcttccttcttaaATTCCACAATATGGTGGacgctctcttcttcttcttcgttcttcttGTTCGTAACTACGCGTTTTCTTATGAAATCTGAAAAACCAAACTCTTGAAAACTTGATTTCTTGATTTACCcacttttaaagttttgattttttttgtctcgtGATGTCGCCGGAATCTTGGAAAGACCAGCTTAGTCTGGTTTCATCTGATGACTATCGGATCATGGGTCGGCATCGGATCCCTAATGCCGTAACGAAGCTTTCCGGTCTCGAAACCGACGACGGAGACGGAAACAACGATTCTAGCGGCGGCGCGTGGGTTACAAAGCCGAAACGGATCGTGGTTTCGAATCAGCTCCCGATTCGTGCTCACAGagacatttcgtcgaacagGTGGTGTTTCGAATTCGACAATGACAGTCTCTACTTACAGCTCAAAGACGGGTTTCCCCCGGAGACGGAGGTCGTCTACGTCGGATCTTTAAACGCCGACGTTTTGCCATCCGAGCAAGAAGACGTCTCTCAGTTGTTGCTTGACAAGTTTCAGTGCGTTCCTACTTTCTTGCCTAGTGACTTGCTCAGCAAGTATTATCATGGTTTCTGTAAACACTACCTCTGGCCTATCTTTCACTATCTCCTCCCTATGACGCAAGCTCAAGGCTCTCTCTTTGATCGATCTAATTGGAGAGCGTACACCACCGTTAACAAGATCTTTGCTGATAAGATCTTCGAGGTGCTTAACCCTGATGATGATTACGTCTGGATTCATGATTACCATCTCATGATCTTGCCCACTTTTTTGAGGAACAGGTTTCACAGGATCAAGCTTGGTATTTTCCTTCACAGCCCCTTTCCTTCCTCTGAGATTTACCGTACTCTTCCTGTGAGAGA
The Camelina sativa cultivar DH55 chromosome 15, Cs, whole genome shotgun sequence DNA segment above includes these coding regions:
- the LOC104747716 gene encoding uncharacterized protein LOC104747716 — its product is MFSVLVLPLLLNCLAFLFNVFVIEPEVMNVVAESSLLPTLDPSTPEYAACLMKIFADVRQYVGSSYILMAVSSIINIFSVIVMVHASALTLKDENIKIKDFTVLSLKSWKGPLVTYFYIALFSLGYWLLFFLVLCPILLSSSMRISNIGSLAVKTGVLLIIFALFQSYLAIVWNLSMVISVLEESYGIQALGKAAKIVKGMKTKLFFVNIFFGLLALGLAQILSLIINLRRSVSLTITTGFVLMCLVFVCLVIAVRMFMLVTYTVAYFQCKSFQGKDVESLTDVEYTNLSSTALKRRASMIYKYT